One part of the Zymomonas mobilis subsp. pomaceae ATCC 29192 genome encodes these proteins:
- a CDS encoding lysophospholipid acyltransferase family protein: protein MIAKLRAALFLILFYSATVFMIFMAFPLLLGKQSAMWRQANRWARLHSFLARYIIGIRSEWHGVLPTEKLAKDAVYLIVAKHESMFETLELVRFLGHPAIILKRELVDLPLFGRLLQAHGAIPVDRTGSAVALRRMLRAAGDAQKQGRSLLLFPEGTRVAHGEMPPLRSGFFGLYKMLKLPVIPIALDSGLLWKTGLNKKSGIVHFQVGEVIPAGLPRKEAEARVHKAINQLNDPFEKEQNS from the coding sequence ATGATAGCCAAATTGCGTGCGGCCTTATTTTTGATATTATTTTATTCTGCTACTGTTTTTATGATTTTTATGGCCTTTCCTTTATTATTAGGAAAGCAATCGGCTATGTGGCGTCAAGCCAATCGCTGGGCCAGACTTCATAGCTTTTTAGCGCGTTATATCATTGGTATCCGAAGCGAATGGCACGGCGTATTGCCAACAGAAAAACTAGCTAAAGATGCCGTTTATCTTATTGTGGCCAAGCATGAATCTATGTTCGAAACCCTGGAATTAGTCCGGTTTTTGGGCCACCCTGCAATTATTTTGAAACGAGAATTGGTTGATTTGCCATTATTTGGACGTTTGCTACAGGCACATGGGGCTATTCCCGTCGATCGGACAGGTTCTGCCGTTGCATTACGGAGAATGCTACGAGCGGCCGGAGATGCACAAAAACAGGGGCGTTCTTTGTTGCTTTTTCCAGAAGGCACGCGTGTAGCGCATGGCGAAATGCCGCCGTTACGTTCTGGATTTTTTGGGTTGTACAAGATGTTAAAATTACCTGTTATTCCTATTGCACTGGACAGCGGCTTATTATGGAAAACAGGCCTTAATAAGAAATCTGGTATTGTTCATTTTCAGGTTGGAGAAGTTATTCCCGCTGGTTTACCTAGAAAAGAGGCAGAAGCAAGGGTACATAAGGCCATTAATCAGCTAAATGATCCCTTTGAAAAGGAACAGAATTCTTAA
- the hisC gene encoding histidinol-phosphate transaminase: MTSPELRPKSWIDSIAPYIPGSSKTLDGRPAIKLSSNENPLGTSQKAQEAYINAVSSLYRYPDSEATELREAIGACYKLDPARIIHGTGSDEILHLAAGAYAGQDDEVLYPRYSFSVYPLAARRVGATPVEAPDDDYRCSVDALLAAVTPRTRVVFIANPNNPTGTWISQAEVERLYNGLPRNCLLVVDQAYAEYLDPECDDGALALAKNVRNVLVTRTFSKIYGLAAERIGWGYAAPSIIDALNRIRAPFNVTIAGQKAAMAALEDQKFVHDSYKHNRKWRSWFEDQMALLSNAGIRVIPSAANFSLLLFEGSLTAENAYKALMEEGYTARWLPGQRLPHALRITIGSEKHMRDVARILTDLVRQAL, translated from the coding sequence ATGACTTCACCTGAACTTCGTCCAAAATCCTGGATTGACAGTATCGCGCCTTATATACCGGGATCATCAAAAACATTAGATGGTCGTCCGGCGATTAAGCTGTCATCCAATGAAAATCCTCTGGGAACCAGCCAAAAAGCACAAGAGGCTTATATCAATGCAGTTAGTTCTCTTTATCGCTATCCTGATAGCGAAGCGACTGAACTACGCGAAGCGATTGGCGCATGTTATAAATTAGATCCGGCCCGAATTATTCATGGTACGGGTTCAGACGAAATTTTACATCTTGCGGCTGGTGCTTATGCCGGACAAGATGACGAGGTATTATATCCACGTTATAGTTTTTCAGTTTATCCCCTAGCAGCCAGACGCGTCGGAGCAACGCCAGTAGAAGCGCCTGATGATGATTATCGCTGTTCCGTAGATGCCTTATTGGCTGCGGTTACACCTCGAACACGGGTTGTCTTTATTGCCAATCCGAATAACCCTACAGGTACATGGATTTCACAGGCAGAAGTAGAGAGGCTATATAATGGTCTTCCCCGTAACTGTTTACTTGTCGTTGACCAAGCCTATGCCGAATATCTTGACCCTGAATGTGATGATGGCGCTTTAGCCTTAGCGAAAAATGTCCGTAACGTTTTGGTTACACGCACATTTTCCAAAATTTATGGTCTAGCCGCCGAGAGAATTGGGTGGGGTTATGCAGCACCCAGCATTATTGATGCCTTAAATCGTATTCGGGCCCCTTTTAATGTAACGATTGCCGGTCAAAAAGCCGCCATGGCCGCGCTTGAGGATCAGAAATTTGTTCACGACAGCTATAAACATAACCGTAAATGGCGTAGCTGGTTTGAAGATCAAATGGCGCTTTTAAGCAATGCGGGTATTCGGGTTATTCCCTCTGCTGCTAATTTTAGCCTACTCTTATTTGAAGGTAGTCTTACGGCTGAAAATGCGTATAAAGCCCTGATGGAAGAGGGCTATACGGCCCGCTGGCTTCCTGGACAACGCTTACCGCATGCCTTGCGTATTACCATTGGTAGTGAAAAGCATATGCGTGATGTTGCCCGTATTTTAACGGATTTAGTCAGACAGGCGCTCTAG
- a CDS encoding cell division protein FtsX yields MITLSALALLFVLAIHQQVERLHDQLSERVTLQIFEADPVARDSQERAVENILRQIPSIKQIHPVHQSELSLLVEPWLEPSLKKDITLPAMIDFTVSPKVDRLRLVNIIHQIAPSAMIDDYGSSGVALLSFLRILICFTGGVIFLIESATLFIIVLAVRILVKSCQDKIELLSLLGAEQRYIARLLCYKIGIILLKGASIGCILAMTIFGSFGYLSAYLNSPALHYPYINFLSVFILAFFVVVTIIIDIVVTHIIVSGMIGKE; encoded by the coding sequence ATGATTACTTTATCCGCTTTGGCGTTGCTTTTTGTTTTGGCCATTCATCAACAGGTGGAACGGCTACACGATCAACTGTCTGAACGTGTCACGCTGCAAATTTTTGAAGCTGATCCTGTTGCGAGGGATAGTCAGGAACGGGCCGTTGAAAATATTTTACGCCAGATTCCTTCCATCAAGCAAATTCATCCGGTTCATCAGTCTGAATTGTCGCTTTTAGTAGAGCCATGGTTAGAACCTTCTTTAAAGAAGGATATTACTCTACCTGCTATGATAGATTTTACAGTCTCACCCAAGGTAGATCGTCTAAGGCTAGTCAACATAATTCATCAGATAGCCCCTTCGGCTATGATTGATGATTATGGCTCAAGCGGCGTAGCGTTATTGTCTTTTTTACGCATATTGATCTGCTTCACAGGGGGCGTAATCTTTTTGATAGAGAGTGCAACGCTCTTCATTATAGTCCTAGCGGTGCGTATTTTGGTTAAGAGCTGTCAGGATAAAATAGAGCTGTTATCTTTATTAGGCGCCGAACAAAGATATATTGCGCGTTTATTGTGTTACAAAATAGGGATAATCCTTTTAAAAGGGGCTAGTATTGGTTGTATACTTGCTATGACGATCTTTGGTTCATTCGGCTATTTATCGGCATATCTTAACAGCCCTGCTTTACATTATCCGTATATAAATTTTCTATCCGTGTTTATTCTCGCTTTCTTCGTTGTTGTTACCATTATAATAGACATAGTGGTAACGCATATAATCGTCTCTGGAATGATAGGAAAAGAATGA
- the tyrC gene encoding cyclohexadienyl dehydrogenase: MTVFNHIAIIGLGLIGSSAARATRQYCPNVTLTLYDNSTAVCERARLLNLGDKVTEDIQEAVHNADMVLLCVPVRAMGVVAGAIAPALKPDVIICDTGSVKASVAEILQKALPNHIIVPSHPLAGTENNGPDAGFAQLFQNHPVILTPDTHTPAQAIAHIAEYWEEIGGRVNLMTAQHHDHVLAVTSHLPHVIAYQLVALASEYEMQSRTPIMRYSAGSFRDATRVAASEPRIWRDIMLENAPALLPVLDHFIDDLQKMRHAIAHEDSNYLLNILGKSQKARIALNKDIEAMIS, translated from the coding sequence GTGACTGTTTTTAACCATATTGCGATTATTGGACTTGGACTTATCGGTTCGTCAGCGGCTCGGGCTACACGTCAATATTGTCCAAACGTTACGCTTACACTGTACGATAATTCTACAGCCGTGTGTGAACGGGCACGTCTTCTGAATCTAGGTGATAAGGTCACCGAGGATATTCAGGAGGCAGTCCATAATGCCGATATGGTTCTGTTATGCGTGCCTGTAAGAGCAATGGGTGTTGTAGCCGGGGCTATAGCACCCGCGCTAAAACCGGACGTTATCATCTGTGATACGGGTTCGGTCAAAGCAAGCGTTGCAGAAATTTTACAAAAAGCCTTACCTAACCATATTATTGTCCCCAGCCATCCGCTTGCAGGCACAGAGAATAATGGCCCCGATGCGGGATTTGCACAGCTATTTCAGAATCATCCTGTTATTCTTACCCCCGATACGCACACACCGGCCCAAGCCATTGCCCATATTGCCGAATATTGGGAGGAAATTGGGGGACGCGTTAATCTGATGACGGCACAACATCACGATCATGTCTTGGCGGTGACTAGTCACTTGCCGCATGTCATCGCCTATCAACTGGTAGCGCTGGCTTCGGAATATGAAATGCAAAGCAGAACACCGATAATGCGTTATTCAGCGGGCAGCTTTCGTGATGCTACCCGCGTAGCGGCTTCAGAACCACGCATTTGGCGAGATATTATGCTTGAAAATGCCCCTGCCCTCTTACCTGTCCTCGATCACTTTATTGATGATCTTCAAAAAATGCGTCATGCTATCGCTCACGAAGATAGTAACTATCTTCTTAATATTTTGGGAAAATCCCAAAAAGCTCGTATTGCGCTTAATAAAGATATTGAAGCGATGATTTCTTAA
- a CDS encoding YdcF family protein — MIKSFLIRISRFLISIFMLWLGGFMLFFFFHAAPATNQVTDAIVVLTGGAGRIDRGLEMLQHRQAKRMLVSGVNRQVKPEDIALLYHVPLQLILCCVDLGTQAVDTSSNADETVKWLRLHHYHSVRLITTDWHMARARFELSLVAGRNIVVVEDAIPSHSSWRIWMIEYCKYLWRRLAIAIGLNSVLYPSTSNNIWHYFHQK; from the coding sequence ATGATCAAATCTTTTCTGATTAGGATCAGCCGGTTTCTGATCAGTATTTTCATGCTGTGGTTAGGGGGATTTATGCTGTTTTTCTTCTTTCATGCGGCTCCGGCGACAAATCAGGTAACCGATGCGATTGTCGTTCTTACCGGTGGTGCTGGTCGAATTGATCGTGGTCTTGAAATGTTACAACACCGTCAGGCTAAACGGATGCTGGTATCTGGTGTTAATAGACAGGTAAAACCCGAAGATATAGCCTTACTTTACCACGTGCCGCTTCAACTTATTTTATGCTGTGTTGATCTTGGAACCCAAGCGGTCGATACCAGTTCGAATGCGGATGAAACTGTAAAATGGCTAAGGCTGCATCATTATCACTCTGTCAGATTGATAACGACGGATTGGCACATGGCACGTGCACGTTTTGAATTATCCTTGGTTGCAGGCCGCAATATTGTCGTAGTGGAAGATGCGATCCCTAGTCACTCAAGCTGGCGGATATGGATGATTGAGTATTGTAAATATCTTTGGCGACGTCTTGCTATCGCTATAGGCCTAAATTCGGTATTATATCCCTCTACATCGAATAATATCTGGCATTATTTTCATCAAAAATAA
- the ftsE gene encoding cell division ATP-binding protein FtsE: protein MTAVVQFDHVNFAYQAGSEILSDLNFSLFSGQFYFVTGSSGVGKTTLLKMIYLALHPYRGIIRLFGEDVVALPHRYIPAFRQRMGIVFQDFRLIPDLNVFDNIALPLRLDQKGKNFITTSVNRLLLQMGLENKSTAFPDSLSRGEQQRVAIARALIRRPEILVADEPTGNIDTKISNSVLHLLSALNKQGMTVIMATHNLDLLTRVPKAIHFHLENGQIVESMALLDYRNALL, encoded by the coding sequence TGCCTATCAGGCTGGATCTGAGATCCTCTCTGATCTCAATTTTAGCCTATTTTCAGGGCAATTTTACTTTGTTACCGGCTCATCAGGGGTAGGTAAGACTACTCTTTTAAAAATGATTTATCTGGCATTACATCCTTATCGGGGGATAATTCGATTATTTGGGGAAGATGTTGTCGCCTTACCCCATCGATATATCCCTGCGTTTAGGCAGCGTATGGGGATAGTTTTTCAAGATTTCCGTCTTATCCCTGATTTAAACGTCTTTGATAATATCGCTTTACCCCTTCGTCTGGATCAAAAAGGCAAAAATTTTATTACTACTTCCGTCAACAGACTTTTGTTGCAAATGGGATTGGAAAACAAATCAACAGCTTTCCCTGATAGTCTATCGCGAGGCGAACAACAGCGCGTCGCGATTGCCAGAGCCTTAATCCGACGACCTGAAATCTTAGTGGCTGATGAGCCTACAGGCAATATTGATACTAAAATTTCCAATTCTGTTTTGCATTTACTTTCAGCTCTCAATAAGCAGGGCATGACTGTCATCATGGCGACCCATAATCTTGATTTATTAACCCGCGTACCGAAGGCTATTCATTTCCATCTTGAAAATGGCCAGATAGTAGAATCTATGGCTTTATTAGATTATCGAAATGCTCTTTTATGA